A single window of Rubripirellula lacrimiformis DNA harbors:
- a CDS encoding ABC transporter permease — translation MRPYFAVIGDSFHAALSSRVLWVAFVAIWLLLAFLSPIGCREDYTTDFRGQDFHNGTRMKAMLAQGLVDPDSQSAPIGRIAAAMPEDLRRQLKRVGEGDEVRIRLSVLADALNELLVDQSWYDAAAWKSTLRLRELRDLDETLEGDLTDSLDRRRARLRIEAAMPGVFESRSSRSMYLTYAGMDFPANLAVDKTQFQTLINQWVLPTIINWLLGFVLIFLGILVTASIIPDMLQPGSLHLLLSKPVSRSLLLISKFIGGCAFVLLCVTQLVLGLYLVAGLRLDIWNARLLWCIPVSVFLFSVFYSVSTLAGLRWRSPILAIGVTTIFGAICLVTGVIGGLFDGLVTRPDRLQHMVTAGGNLFASTRGGGLVRHDADENRWVELFESDAMNQDRVVPPVRLDDDTIVTARVRGGRFNPFGSGALDLLVLHQADEWVPEPSVRLPTATSWLYASGPDSVLAMNTGDLLMTSRNQIMKAAGKRVSNEDTGSDLPQLAAEKADSWLSKLSNMMGGQTEGFAPVLPEGMAITPPRAIAVDPQGEFLVVMVRGRLVRLDRPDSPVGNQAEGQTGRWSETAQHVLDGEASRRGVIAIEGDVLLLARAEDPILLFDAESLRPMTTVEVPESMIGVGAVGLGDGKRFAYLTGDGYCRLIRPVDGNADGESKGYEISQPMGPSEVESVAFDRRDSLLYLAHHTDQVDIYSVDDLKVQTRIRPLLSRWRWANRMVVTPLRTVIPQTGELGETIAAMVSGQSAISVSENSEDEELVRYKIARPVISCSVFIVVMLTISCYYFSTRDF, via the coding sequence ATGCGACCATATTTTGCTGTGATCGGGGATTCGTTTCACGCCGCCCTTTCGTCGCGTGTCCTGTGGGTCGCCTTTGTCGCGATCTGGTTGCTGCTGGCATTCCTTTCGCCGATCGGGTGCCGCGAAGACTACACGACAGACTTTCGCGGCCAGGATTTTCATAACGGGACGCGAATGAAGGCGATGCTGGCCCAAGGGTTGGTGGATCCCGATTCGCAGTCGGCCCCGATCGGGCGCATCGCGGCCGCGATGCCAGAAGATTTGCGACGGCAATTGAAACGAGTGGGCGAAGGCGACGAGGTTCGGATTCGATTGTCGGTGCTGGCCGACGCGCTGAACGAATTGCTGGTCGACCAATCCTGGTACGACGCGGCAGCTTGGAAATCGACGCTGCGGCTGCGGGAACTACGCGATTTGGACGAAACCCTTGAAGGCGATTTGACCGATTCATTGGATCGACGCCGGGCCCGATTGCGGATCGAAGCGGCGATGCCCGGCGTGTTCGAATCGCGGTCATCGCGGTCGATGTATCTGACCTACGCAGGCATGGATTTTCCCGCCAACTTGGCCGTGGACAAGACACAGTTTCAAACGTTGATCAATCAATGGGTGCTGCCAACGATCATCAACTGGTTGTTGGGATTCGTGTTGATCTTTTTGGGGATCCTGGTCACCGCTTCGATCATTCCCGACATGTTGCAGCCGGGGTCGTTGCACTTATTGCTTAGCAAGCCGGTGTCGCGATCGCTGTTGTTGATCAGCAAGTTCATCGGTGGTTGCGCCTTTGTGCTGCTATGTGTCACCCAATTGGTCTTGGGGCTGTATCTGGTCGCGGGGCTGCGTTTGGACATCTGGAACGCCCGGCTGTTGTGGTGTATCCCGGTTTCGGTGTTCCTGTTTTCGGTTTTTTACAGCGTTTCGACACTCGCCGGATTGCGTTGGCGTTCGCCGATCTTGGCGATCGGAGTGACCACCATTTTTGGTGCGATCTGTTTGGTGACCGGGGTGATCGGAGGGCTATTCGATGGGCTGGTGACGCGTCCGGATCGGTTGCAGCACATGGTGACCGCCGGTGGCAATCTATTCGCATCCACTCGCGGTGGCGGTCTGGTCCGCCATGACGCCGACGAAAATCGTTGGGTCGAACTTTTCGAAAGCGACGCGATGAACCAGGACCGAGTTGTGCCGCCGGTCAGGCTGGATGACGACACGATCGTGACCGCGCGAGTGCGTGGTGGACGCTTCAATCCGTTCGGTTCGGGGGCGCTGGATTTGTTGGTGCTCCATCAAGCGGACGAATGGGTGCCCGAGCCAAGCGTGCGATTGCCGACGGCCACCAGCTGGTTGTATGCCAGCGGTCCGGATTCTGTTTTGGCGATGAACACCGGCGACCTGTTGATGACCAGCCGCAACCAGATCATGAAGGCCGCTGGCAAACGAGTATCCAACGAAGACACCGGCAGCGATTTGCCCCAGCTGGCCGCCGAAAAAGCCGATTCGTGGTTGTCCAAATTGTCGAACATGATGGGCGGTCAAACGGAAGGGTTTGCACCCGTTTTGCCAGAGGGGATGGCGATCACGCCGCCGAGAGCCATCGCGGTTGATCCACAGGGTGAATTTTTGGTGGTCATGGTGCGGGGGCGATTGGTGCGTTTGGACCGTCCGGATAGTCCAGTTGGCAATCAAGCCGAGGGCCAAACCGGACGTTGGTCCGAAACAGCCCAGCACGTGTTGGATGGCGAAGCGTCGCGGCGGGGAGTGATCGCCATCGAAGGGGATGTCCTGCTGCTCGCTCGCGCCGAGGATCCCATTTTATTGTTCGACGCTGAATCACTTCGGCCGATGACCACCGTAGAGGTTCCCGAGTCGATGATCGGCGTTGGGGCAGTCGGGTTGGGCGACGGTAAACGGTTCGCCTATCTGACCGGCGATGGGTATTGCCGATTGATTCGTCCGGTCGATGGCAATGCCGACGGGGAATCGAAGGGCTATGAAATCAGCCAGCCGATGGGGCCATCGGAAGTCGAGTCCGTCGCTTTTGATCGCCGTGATTCGCTGCTGTATTTGGCTCACCACACCGACCAAGTCGATATCTATTCGGTAGACGACTTGAAGGTGCAAACCCGTATCCGTCCGCTATTGTCGCGCTGGCGGTGGGCCAATCGAATGGTCGTCACCCCGTTGCGAACGGTGATCCCACAAACGGGCGAATTGGGCGAAACGATCGCGGCCATGGTCAGCGGCCAATCGGCTATTTCGGTGTCCGAAAATTCCGAGGACGAAGAACTGGTTCGCTACAAAATCGCCCGGCCGGTGATCAGCTGTTCCGTGTTCATCGTCGTGATGCTGACGATCAGTTGTTACTACTTTTCGACACGCGACTTCTAA
- a CDS encoding outer membrane protein assembly factor BamB family protein, with product MNLTFLSSIIRPVAIATIVIAGCLDWQSAHADGSWPQWRGSSQNGVAEGTDFPLEWNESDGIAWKTPLPGKGSSTPVVAGQTAYLTSGIEGQNVLMAIDTNSGQIQWQTEMGPDRGNKHKKGGGSNPSPVVDGDQIIAYFRSGDLGCVSSDGKIVWQVNLQDLYGEDTLWWDLGSSPMLTKSAVVVAVMQSGPSYLVAFDRNSGDELWKQDRMLGAPEEAAQSYSTPIAVTVGDKPAIAVLGADHLTLHSADDGHLLGKVGGFNPTNHKFFRSISSPAAEGKYIVCPYSRGETLTTVDAELVAAGRERDAVVWFRDDIGSDVPTPAIRDGRVYLVSDGKTTRGTVSCLDIQTGKTIWSTQVPKSRISFSSSPLVAGDHLYVTGEDGTTHVIGPLSSPEPKVVASNELDDDEPFTVASPVPLGQSLLIRTKSNLYRVGGK from the coding sequence ATGAACCTGACTTTCCTTTCGTCCATTATTCGCCCGGTTGCCATAGCGACCATCGTCATCGCGGGTTGCTTGGACTGGCAATCCGCCCATGCCGATGGAAGTTGGCCACAATGGCGTGGCAGTTCCCAGAACGGTGTTGCCGAGGGCACCGATTTCCCGCTGGAATGGAACGAATCCGATGGGATCGCATGGAAGACCCCGTTGCCGGGCAAAGGAAGCAGCACGCCGGTGGTCGCCGGTCAAACGGCCTACCTGACCTCCGGAATCGAAGGCCAAAACGTGTTGATGGCGATCGACACCAACAGCGGCCAAATCCAATGGCAAACAGAAATGGGCCCCGACCGCGGGAACAAGCACAAAAAGGGTGGTGGCAGCAACCCGTCGCCGGTTGTCGATGGCGATCAAATCATCGCTTACTTCCGCAGCGGTGATCTGGGCTGTGTCAGCAGCGACGGAAAGATCGTATGGCAGGTCAATTTGCAGGACCTCTACGGCGAAGACACGTTGTGGTGGGACCTGGGATCGTCGCCCATGTTGACCAAGTCGGCCGTCGTCGTCGCGGTGATGCAGTCGGGACCAAGCTATTTGGTCGCCTTTGACCGCAACAGCGGCGATGAACTTTGGAAGCAGGACCGGATGCTAGGTGCCCCCGAGGAAGCCGCCCAAAGCTACTCGACCCCGATCGCCGTGACCGTTGGCGACAAGCCGGCGATCGCCGTGCTGGGCGCCGACCACCTGACGCTGCATTCCGCCGACGACGGTCACCTGCTTGGCAAAGTCGGTGGTTTCAACCCGACCAACCACAAGTTCTTTCGTTCGATCTCGTCTCCTGCTGCCGAGGGCAAGTACATCGTGTGCCCTTATTCACGCGGCGAAACACTGACCACGGTCGACGCCGAACTGGTAGCCGCCGGACGCGAGCGAGACGCCGTTGTCTGGTTCCGCGATGACATCGGCAGCGATGTACCGACACCGGCGATCCGCGATGGCCGTGTCTACCTGGTTAGCGATGGCAAAACAACACGCGGAACGGTGTCCTGCCTAGACATCCAGACTGGCAAAACGATTTGGTCGACCCAGGTGCCCAAGTCGCGGATCAGTTTCAGCAGTTCACCATTGGTCGCTGGCGATCATCTGTACGTCACCGGCGAAGACGGAACCACCCACGTGATCGGGCCACTATCGTCGCCCGAGCCCAAAGTGGTTGCGTCCAACGAACTTGACGACGACGAACCGTTCACGGTCGCCAGCCCAGTGCCGTTGGGACAATCCTTGCTGATTCGAACCAAAAGCAATCTGTACCGCGTTGGCGGCAAATGA